In one Candidatus Pelagibacter sp. HTCC7211 genomic region, the following are encoded:
- a CDS encoding DMT family transporter, translated as MTTAQNNTKGILFILVGMVVFSIQDALIKFIYEDSALYELYLGRTLSAAFFLFCYMKFTKQKIIFKTHYPFLTTLRIICFFFGFSFFYISLTYMSLAMANALFFSSPFFVSILAVLFLNEKVGIRRWLAILSGFIGVFIVLNPDFSDFEYKKLAPIACALCYSISMTITKYTSDKDNSYTQMTHLYIGATIISILFFIFTGKGQFNNFSDPTFQFIFREWFINPTYAWPIIILMGFIGALAFFCIFNAYSIASPSVVSLYEYSLIIWSIMIGYIIFDNVPTLRTFIGISIIIGAGIYIYLREKVKDQMIVTDTPNR; from the coding sequence ATGACAACAGCACAAAACAATACCAAGGGTATTCTTTTTATTCTTGTTGGAATGGTTGTGTTTTCAATTCAGGATGCATTAATTAAATTCATATACGAAGACTCTGCGTTGTATGAATTATATCTAGGAAGAACCCTATCAGCTGCATTTTTTTTATTTTGTTATATGAAATTTACAAAACAAAAAATTATTTTTAAAACTCACTACCCATTTTTAACTACTTTGAGAATTATATGTTTTTTCTTTGGTTTTAGTTTTTTTTATATTTCACTAACATATATGTCACTTGCAATGGCAAATGCTTTATTTTTTTCTAGTCCATTTTTTGTTTCAATTTTAGCAGTATTATTCTTAAATGAAAAAGTTGGGATTAGAAGATGGCTTGCAATTTTATCAGGATTTATTGGGGTATTTATCGTTTTAAATCCAGATTTTAGTGATTTTGAATATAAGAAACTAGCACCAATTGCATGTGCTTTATGCTACTCGATATCAATGACAATTACCAAATATACTTCTGACAAAGATAATTCTTACACTCAGATGACCCATTTGTATATTGGAGCAACCATTATAAGTATTTTATTTTTTATTTTTACAGGTAAAGGTCAATTTAATAATTTTAGTGATCCTACATTTCAATTTATTTTTAGAGAATGGTTTATAAACCCAACTTATGCTTGGCCAATTATAATCTTAATGGGATTTATTGGAGCTTTAGCATTTTTTTGTATATTTAATGCGTACAGCATTGCATCTCCGTCAGTAGTTTCTTTATATGAATATTCTTTAATTATTTGGTCAATTATGATTGGCTATATAATATTTGATAATGTGCCAACATTAAGAACTTTTATCGGTATTTCAATTATTATAGGAGCGGGGATATATATATATTTAAGAGAAAAAGTAAAAGATCAAATGATTGTAACAGATACTCCTAATAGATGA
- a CDS encoding alpha/beta fold hydrolase → MTTGTSASGTFYVLNQKEQSIPIVFIHGVGLTYEIWQPQLDFFTNYSTLAYDILGHGKSSLKKQNISFDDFSDQLIKLIDELNFQKIHLVGFSIGSLIARNFATKFNDRLQSLVLLGSIYKRTEQQQKIVNQRFEQAKQELKLSKLALKRWFTDKYLEKNPEIYEKISSILSANNMNNFLKVYELFVNHKNDEDFNKITASTLVMTGEYDIGSTVKMSQELNILISKSQLKIIKDGKHLCGIECADDVNLAIKNFIRSND, encoded by the coding sequence ATGACAACAGGAACATCGGCATCTGGTACTTTTTATGTTTTAAATCAAAAAGAACAATCAATACCAATAGTCTTTATACATGGTGTTGGCCTTACTTATGAAATTTGGCAACCACAATTAGATTTTTTTACAAACTATAGTACTCTTGCATATGATATTTTGGGACATGGCAAATCTTCTTTAAAAAAACAAAATATAAGTTTTGATGATTTTTCTGATCAACTAATCAAATTAATTGATGAGCTTAATTTTCAGAAAATTCATCTAGTTGGTTTTTCAATTGGCTCTTTAATTGCTAGAAATTTTGCAACTAAGTTTAATGATCGGTTACAATCATTGGTTCTTTTAGGTTCAATTTACAAAAGAACGGAGCAACAACAAAAAATAGTTAATCAAAGGTTTGAACAAGCAAAACAAGAATTAAAACTATCAAAACTAGCTCTTAAAAGATGGTTTACTGATAAATATCTAGAAAAAAATCCAGAAATTTATGAAAAAATAAGTTCAATTTTGTCAGCTAATAACATGAACAATTTTTTAAAAGTTTATGAGCTATTTGTTAACCATAAAAATGATGAGGATTTTAATAAAATTACAGCTAGTACACTGGTTATGACGGGTGAATATGATATTGGCTCAACAGTAAAAATGTCTCAAGAATTAAATATTTTAATCTCTAAAAGTCAATTAAAGATCATTAAAGATGGAAAACATCTTTGTGGTATTGAGTGTGCTGATGATGTAAATTTAGCAATCAAAAATTTTATTAGATCTAATGACTAA
- a CDS encoding thiamine pyrophosphate-binding protein, which produces MSGGQAAVKSLKKENVEHVFGLIGSATMEMFDALYHEKKIKFIGVRDERTGTHMADGYARASNKPGVILAGQNGPGATNLVTGVAQAKAAFSPVVAIAGSYSTKDKVEDAFQGLDQQSLFKPITKKTWTVKKSKIIPQVISDAFGLAMKPRRGPVCINLPRNILAATENYNINVKKPSFDSESYLKGNKEKITRAAKIISHAKQFVIIAGGGIKYTSKYLEVIKLAELLNTPIVTAAGHGDAIPFNHKLNAGQMGPRGNPVASRLVKEADVILAIGTRLGFNSTFYSYDNINKKAKIIQIEIEKKMLGKYFPVVLGINADAATVTNQIYNEIKKQKIKLDIKNWTNEFLKQRKDYLTDRETNNLGKNFPIQPKGLFKQLRKALPKDTAITLDAGTLCLQATDALKYYNPPSLFTPLDFGLVGFSFACGLGVKVAKPKKTVVSLMGDGGFGMTISELSTAVEYRINTTTIVMNNQSWGAEKAYQKDFFGKRYLGADIRSPSFDKVAELYGAKGFKVKKISEISEAVRAAVKSNKPAVVDVDVDPSALYSFRRDSFKHRQK; this is translated from the coding sequence ATGTCTGGTGGTCAAGCTGCCGTTAAGTCTTTAAAAAAAGAGAACGTTGAACATGTCTTTGGTCTCATTGGTTCTGCAACAATGGAAATGTTTGATGCTCTTTATCATGAAAAAAAGATAAAATTTATTGGTGTACGAGATGAGAGAACTGGCACTCACATGGCCGATGGTTATGCCAGAGCATCTAATAAACCGGGTGTTATTTTAGCTGGACAAAATGGCCCAGGAGCTACCAATTTGGTAACAGGAGTCGCTCAAGCAAAAGCTGCTTTCTCTCCAGTAGTTGCAATTGCAGGATCATATTCAACTAAAGATAAAGTTGAAGATGCATTTCAAGGTCTTGATCAGCAATCTTTATTTAAACCCATTACAAAAAAAACTTGGACTGTAAAAAAATCTAAAATTATTCCTCAAGTAATTAGTGATGCTTTTGGACTAGCAATGAAGCCTAGAAGAGGACCAGTTTGCATTAATTTACCTAGAAATATTTTAGCAGCAACAGAGAACTATAATATAAATGTAAAAAAACCTTCATTTGATAGCGAAAGTTACCTTAAAGGAAACAAAGAAAAAATTACAAGAGCAGCAAAGATAATAAGTCATGCAAAACAATTTGTGATAATTGCTGGTGGTGGGATTAAATATACTTCTAAATATTTAGAAGTGATTAAGCTTGCAGAATTATTAAATACGCCAATAGTTACCGCTGCAGGTCATGGGGATGCCATACCATTTAACCATAAACTTAACGCAGGCCAAATGGGACCTCGTGGAAACCCTGTTGCATCACGGCTTGTGAAAGAAGCAGATGTTATTTTGGCGATTGGAACCAGGTTAGGTTTTAATTCTACTTTTTATAGCTACGATAATATCAATAAAAAAGCAAAAATTATTCAAATTGAAATTGAAAAAAAAATGCTGGGCAAATATTTTCCTGTTGTTCTAGGTATCAATGCTGACGCAGCCACAGTCACTAATCAAATATATAATGAAATCAAAAAACAAAAAATTAAACTAGATATAAAAAATTGGACAAATGAATTTTTAAAACAAAGAAAAGATTATTTAACTGATAGAGAAACTAATAATCTAGGTAAAAATTTTCCTATTCAACCAAAAGGTTTGTTTAAACAATTAAGAAAAGCGTTACCAAAGGATACAGCTATTACTTTAGATGCAGGAACTTTATGTTTACAAGCAACAGATGCTCTCAAATATTATAATCCTCCTTCTTTATTCACACCTTTAGATTTTGGTTTGGTAGGTTTTTCGTTTGCCTGCGGTCTAGGAGTTAAGGTTGCAAAACCAAAAAAAACTGTTGTTAGTTTAATGGGCGATGGTGGATTTGGTATGACAATTTCTGAATTAAGCACAGCAGTAGAATATAGAATTAACACAACAACCATAGTAATGAATAATCAAAGTTGGGGAGCAGAAAAAGCCTACCAAAAAGATTTTTTTGGGAAACGATACCTTGGTGCAGACATCCGTAGCCCTTCATTTGATAAAGTTGCAGAATTATATGGTGCAAAAGGCTTTAAAGTAAAAAAAATTTCTGAAATAAGTGAGGCAGTTAGAGCTGCAGTGAAATCAAATAAACCTGCAGTGGTTGATGTTGATGTTGACCCAAGTGCATTATATAGTTTTAGAAGAGATAGTTTTAAACATAGGCAAAAATAA
- a CDS encoding class I SAM-dependent DNA methyltransferase, translating into MSQKDIGNKIPIYKLKAGKEVEDYYDEWTVENKYDKDMVDWKYSGPQETVTLFKKHNSKKEIKILDAGCGTGLVGVELKKNGYLNLDGADFSQKMLDLVPKNIYENLFKIDLNQKVNIADDTYEGITCVGTFTFGHVNPPALDEMVRICKNESLICFTINLGIYEEYGFDKKIKELEDNNSWKIIEFIKSDYIASKGVNAWLVLAQVTK; encoded by the coding sequence ATGTCACAAAAAGATATTGGTAATAAAATCCCAATTTATAAATTAAAGGCAGGTAAAGAAGTTGAGGATTACTATGACGAGTGGACAGTTGAAAATAAATACGACAAAGATATGGTTGATTGGAAATATTCTGGACCTCAAGAAACTGTTACCCTTTTTAAAAAACATAATTCAAAAAAAGAAATTAAAATTTTAGATGCGGGTTGTGGAACTGGCTTGGTAGGTGTTGAGCTAAAAAAGAATGGCTATCTAAACTTAGATGGTGCTGATTTTTCTCAAAAAATGCTAGATTTAGTTCCAAAAAATATTTATGAGAATTTATTTAAAATTGATCTTAATCAAAAAGTAAATATTGCAGATGATACTTATGAAGGAATAACTTGTGTTGGAACTTTTACTTTTGGCCATGTAAATCCACCAGCACTAGATGAAATGGTTAGAATCTGTAAAAATGAGTCTTTGATTTGTTTTACAATAAATTTAGGAATTTACGAAGAATATGGGTTTGACAAAAAGATTAAAGAGTTAGAAGATAATAACTCTTGGAAAATAATTGAATTTATTAAATCAGATTATATTGCAAGCAAAGGAGTAAATGCCTGGCTAGTTTTGGCTCAGGTAACTAAATAA
- a CDS encoding DMT family transporter has product MRAKDNNSKGILLIIIAMTLFAMQDSLIKFIFEKSALYEIFFGRYFVAAVLLFFYIKFKKQKVNLKTHYPVLTFVRVILHFLAFSAFFISLTYMPLATANALFFSCPFFVSIFAKFFLKEYIGIRRWSAIAFGFLGVFIVLNPNFSEFEYKSLLPVGCAFFYAASMTITKYTSDKDDVNTQLFYFYLIAIALCGLIYIYMGNGQFNNANYDSTTQFIFREWFSNIEYTWKFILFFGVAASIAFVCIFSAYIIASPSVVSLFEYSLIIMSMIPGYFLFNEIPSTRTFIGVACIISAGIYIYSREKVREQYIATETPVRR; this is encoded by the coding sequence ATGAGAGCTAAAGATAATAATTCAAAAGGTATCCTGCTTATAATTATTGCAATGACATTGTTTGCAATGCAAGACTCTTTAATCAAATTTATTTTTGAAAAATCTGCTCTTTATGAAATTTTCTTTGGAAGATACTTTGTTGCTGCAGTTTTGCTTTTTTTTTATATCAAATTTAAAAAACAAAAAGTTAATTTAAAAACACATTACCCTGTCCTTACTTTTGTAAGAGTCATTTTACATTTTCTAGCTTTTTCTGCTTTTTTTATATCCTTAACTTATATGCCTTTAGCAACAGCTAATGCACTTTTTTTTTCTTGTCCTTTTTTTGTATCAATTTTTGCAAAATTTTTTTTAAAAGAATATATTGGGATTAGAAGATGGTCAGCAATTGCTTTTGGATTTTTAGGAGTATTTATAGTGCTTAATCCAAATTTTTCAGAATTTGAGTATAAAAGTTTACTTCCAGTAGGATGTGCATTTTTTTATGCTGCATCTATGACTATAACAAAATACACATCCGATAAAGATGATGTAAATACTCAACTATTTTACTTTTATTTAATTGCTATAGCTCTATGCGGTTTGATTTATATTTATATGGGTAATGGTCAATTTAATAATGCAAACTATGACTCAACTACCCAATTTATTTTTAGAGAATGGTTTTCAAACATAGAATATACGTGGAAATTTATATTATTTTTTGGTGTAGCTGCATCTATTGCTTTTGTTTGTATTTTTTCTGCTTATATTATTGCTTCACCTTCTGTAGTTTCGTTATTTGAGTATTCTTTAATTATAATGTCTATGATACCTGGATATTTTTTATTTAATGAGATTCCATCTACCAGAACTTTTATAGGTGTTGCTTGTATAATATCAGCTGGAATATATATTTATTCAAGAGAAAAAGTTAGAGAACAGTATATTGCTACTGAGACACCTGTTAGAAGATGA
- a CDS encoding 2OG-Fe(II) oxygenase family protein, with translation MTKNYIPTINISSLIRDEFKTQNALKIIKKIEKACVEVGFFQVTGHGIDIKKINNICKIGNRFFNSSEINKNKLAPKKWNNKNKNLYRGYFPNTVNGKEGLDLGDLKITLKHVRKYKSKYIEYLDLKKSLDKTSIKSLSNYFDEIFSLSEILFKSIIRLYNKDENISRKAFSRIKTLSTLRFNYYPNQNKPVEISKQDGVALGCETHVDSGIFTVLYQDKKGGLQFQNRRNKKWYDVPFNKNALIVNTGLALEYLSMGKFKATNHRVLWNKTKRMSIPFFFEPSYDFKMSPSFLNGNSYNKNKGIIFEKFLKKSLEKFIEYQR, from the coding sequence ATGACCAAAAATTATATACCAACTATAAACATATCCTCACTAATTAGAGATGAATTTAAAACTCAAAATGCATTAAAAATAATCAAAAAAATTGAAAAGGCTTGCGTTGAGGTAGGTTTTTTTCAAGTTACTGGCCATGGAATAGATATTAAAAAGATAAATAATATCTGCAAAATTGGAAATAGATTTTTTAATTCTTCAGAAATAAATAAAAACAAATTGGCTCCAAAAAAATGGAATAATAAAAATAAAAACTTATATCGAGGTTACTTTCCAAATACTGTAAATGGTAAAGAAGGATTAGATTTAGGAGATCTTAAAATAACATTAAAACATGTAAGAAAATATAAGTCTAAATATATTGAATATTTAGATCTTAAAAAATCCTTGGATAAAACATCTATAAAAAGTTTATCAAATTATTTTGATGAAATTTTTTCTTTAAGTGAGATATTATTTAAAAGCATAATAAGACTTTACAATAAAGATGAAAATATTAGCAGAAAAGCTTTTTCAAGAATAAAAACTTTAAGTACCTTAAGATTTAATTACTATCCAAATCAAAATAAGCCAGTAGAAATTTCAAAACAGGATGGGGTTGCTCTTGGTTGTGAAACACATGTTGATAGTGGGATATTTACTGTACTATACCAAGATAAAAAAGGTGGGTTACAATTTCAAAATAGAAGAAATAAAAAATGGTATGATGTTCCATTTAATAAAAATGCACTAATCGTTAATACTGGTTTAGCGTTAGAATATTTAAGTATGGGTAAATTTAAAGCAACTAATCACAGAGTTTTATGGAATAAAACTAAGAGAATGTCTATTCCTTTCTTTTTTGAGCCATCATATGATTTTAAAATGTCTCCTTCATTTTTAAATGGGAATTCGTATAATAAAAATAAAGGTATAATTTTTGAGAAATTTTTAAAAAAATCTTTAGAAAAATTTATTGAATACCAAAGATAA
- a CDS encoding LLM class flavin-dependent oxidoreductase: protein MNFGYFCNTTNWTHKPYHELLDETREITEYCDQNKWDSIWYTEHHFNHEGMESCTNPLMMGVDAAARTNQIRIGQACNVITFHNPIQMAEDVALLDQLSKGRVEVGIGRGIYGREAVNLNIEADMKDQAKNFRLFEETLTILKKAWKEKFFDHKGEFYTYPSPDYVWQHDMSKPSEEFMDMKTNVMKKISVLPQPYQKPYPPIHQVVDGIRSIEWAAQQGLNIIMWIPTVKALKIKFEAFKNAKSEAEKRNVPMGEGISLVRDMFVADTMEEAKEKAGEHMVNYMRWVCHWRGLGNHMDPGEELPETKGKLDLLNYEFLHKRNMLFGTPEYVTDKIHELKSELNLQNLQVWSNFPGVKHKDCMKSIKLFTEKVMPNFKNDIDTEIKKVS, encoded by the coding sequence ATGAATTTTGGATACTTTTGCAATACTACTAACTGGACACACAAGCCTTACCACGAACTATTAGATGAAACTAGAGAAATTACAGAATATTGTGATCAAAATAAATGGGATTCTATTTGGTATACCGAACATCACTTTAATCACGAAGGAATGGAGTCTTGTACTAACCCTTTAATGATGGGTGTAGATGCGGCTGCAAGAACTAATCAAATTAGAATAGGCCAAGCCTGTAATGTAATTACGTTTCATAATCCCATACAAATGGCTGAGGATGTAGCTCTTTTAGATCAATTATCAAAAGGCAGAGTCGAAGTTGGCATTGGCCGGGGTATTTATGGTAGGGAAGCAGTTAATCTAAATATCGAAGCTGACATGAAAGATCAGGCTAAAAATTTTAGATTGTTTGAAGAAACTTTAACAATTTTAAAAAAAGCTTGGAAAGAAAAATTTTTTGATCACAAAGGTGAATTTTACACGTACCCATCACCTGATTATGTGTGGCAACATGATATGAGTAAACCTAGTGAAGAATTTATGGATATGAAAACTAATGTAATGAAAAAGATTAGTGTTCTGCCTCAACCATATCAAAAACCTTATCCACCAATTCATCAAGTTGTAGATGGCATTAGATCAATTGAATGGGCTGCGCAACAAGGATTAAATATTATTATGTGGATACCAACAGTCAAAGCTTTAAAAATTAAATTTGAAGCATTTAAAAATGCAAAATCTGAAGCTGAAAAAAGAAACGTTCCAATGGGTGAAGGAATTTCATTAGTTAGAGATATGTTTGTTGCCGACACTATGGAAGAAGCAAAAGAAAAAGCTGGTGAACATATGGTAAATTATATGCGATGGGTATGTCACTGGAGAGGGCTTGGAAATCATATGGATCCAGGCGAAGAATTGCCTGAAACTAAAGGTAAATTAGATTTATTAAATTACGAATTTTTACATAAAAGAAACATGTTATTTGGTACACCTGAATATGTTACAGACAAAATTCATGAGTTAAAATCTGAATTAAACTTACAGAATTTACAAGTTTGGTCCAATTTTCCTGGAGTAAAACATAAAGACTGCATGAAAAGCATAAAACTTTTTACTGAAAAAGTTATGCCTAACTTCAAAAATGATATTGATACTGAAATAAAAAAAGTTTCGTGA
- a CDS encoding YdcF family protein — translation MVLIIFGVIINSKKISIIGIFILIVCSLPIVSDKLVAYLESDYQLSKPSNIEPADSIVVLSGMIRTINSKDGLDYEFGEASDRIFAGINLFKEKKAPKLILTRGKLPWSVGIPEGEYLKEIAINNGISENNILLTENVENTDQEAKAIKKLLSEDKSKVLLVTSAFHMPRAQKVFEAAGINVVPFPVDFQKGLSKITFMSFIPSANALSGTSFFVREMIGRIYYNLKY, via the coding sequence ATGGTATTAATTATTTTTGGAGTAATTATTAATTCAAAAAAAATAAGCATAATTGGCATATTTATTTTAATCGTTTGCTCTTTACCTATTGTTTCTGACAAATTAGTTGCTTACCTTGAATCTGATTATCAATTAAGCAAACCCTCTAATATTGAGCCTGCTGACTCAATAGTTGTTTTGAGTGGTATGATTAGAACTATAAACTCTAAAGATGGTTTAGATTATGAATTCGGTGAAGCATCTGATCGAATTTTTGCAGGAATAAACTTATTTAAAGAAAAAAAGGCCCCTAAACTAATTCTTACTCGAGGAAAATTACCATGGTCTGTTGGAATTCCAGAAGGTGAATATTTGAAAGAAATTGCAATCAATAATGGAATATCAGAAAATAATATTCTTTTAACTGAAAATGTAGAAAATACTGACCAAGAAGCAAAAGCTATTAAAAAGTTACTTTCTGAAGATAAGTCTAAGGTTTTACTGGTTACTTCTGCATTTCATATGCCAAGAGCTCAAAAAGTCTTTGAAGCTGCCGGTATAAATGTGGTCCCTTTTCCTGTTGATTTTCAAAAAGGATTATCAAAAATTACTTTTATGAGTTTCATACCTTCTGCAAATGCGCTAAGTGGGACAAGTTTTTTTGTAAGAGAAATGATAGGTAGAATTTATTACAATTTAAAGTATTAA
- a CDS encoding amino acid synthesis family protein: MEINLRKFTKFVDKTFIEGGKEAKEPVLLVSVAAVFKNPWHGQGFVENLRPTILDLAPKLGDLLVPELIKEIGSPEKILAYGKAGVVGLNGEIEHASAFIHTLRFGNKFRDAVGGTSYLSFTNTRSPAGSKISIPMMHKTDSGLRPYYLTHEFTIHDAPFDDEIVIAIGGASSGRAHARTGDRYQDMKEMGIEPK; the protein is encoded by the coding sequence ATGGAAATTAATTTAAGAAAATTTACAAAATTTGTTGATAAAACTTTTATCGAAGGTGGTAAGGAAGCTAAAGAACCGGTCTTATTAGTTTCAGTTGCAGCCGTTTTTAAAAATCCCTGGCATGGACAAGGTTTTGTTGAAAATTTAAGACCTACTATTTTAGACTTAGCTCCAAAGTTAGGTGATTTATTGGTACCCGAGCTTATTAAAGAAATTGGATCTCCTGAAAAAATATTAGCTTATGGAAAAGCAGGTGTAGTAGGATTAAATGGAGAGATAGAACATGCGTCTGCTTTTATTCATACATTAAGATTTGGTAATAAATTTAGGGATGCAGTTGGTGGGACTTCTTATTTAAGTTTTACAAATACTAGAAGTCCAGCTGGATCTAAAATTTCAATACCCATGATGCACAAAACAGACTCGGGTTTAAGACCTTATTATTTAACTCATGAATTTACTATTCATGATGCTCCATTTGATGACGAAATAGTAATAGCTATAGGTGGTGCTTCAAGTGGAAGAGCTCATGCAAGAACTGGTGACAGATATCAAGATATGAAAGAAATGGGTATTGAACCCAAATAA